The Thermococcus sp. EP1 region ATCAATGCGCTACATCAAAATAAACCCTGAAGATGTCGAAGAAACCTTTGTGATTCCGGAGAGTGTGAAGAAAGATCCAGAACTCTATGAGAAGTGGAAAAAACTTATGGAAGAAACTATTAAGCTCTACGAAGAGAGCTATGCCAAAGGTATACACCAAGAAGATGCACGCTTCATTCTACCACAGGCCGTGAGAACCAAAATAGTTGTAACAATGAACCTGAGAGAGCTCAAGCACTTTCTTGGATTTAGAGCGTGTGCAAGAGCACAATGGGAAATTAACCACATCGCATGGAAGATGCTGGAGGAAATCGCCAAAATAAAGGAACTAAGGCCCATAATAGAATGGGCTAAACTAGGGCCTCGGTGTATAGCACTAGGATACTGTCCAGAGAAAGAGCTCATGCCACCTGGATGCTTAAAAATGACAAAAGATAAGTGGAAAAAGTTAATGGAAGTATGAATCTTATTTCATAAAATTTTTAAAAGTGGTCCTTAAAATAAGAAAAAATATTTGTATAACAACCCTCTTAGAATTGCATTAATGCCCTATTAAAACCTTTATTGGCCTCTTCTCAACTGTAAAGCATTTTTATCGCCACAAATAGCCAAAAAAGCTCTAAAAAGACTTTTATATGTAACTTTAGTGAAATTTTCTTGATACATCCCCCACTTAGTACAATAAGGGAGGTTTAGAATATGGCAGATTATGGGATACTATCTCTTTTGCCACCATTGGTGGCCATAGGTCTAGCAATATTGACAAAAAGAGTACTATTTGCATTATTCTTCGGAGTATGGGTTGGTGGACTCTTAGTCGCAGGGGGAGACCCAATAGAAGCAACAACTCAAACACTTAAATGGATTGTTTTTAATATAGCCTCAGCATGGGAAGAAAACGGCCAACTGGTTACTGATCTCTGGAACACAAGGATATTGCTTTTCGACGCATTGATTGGTGCAGGTGTAGCTTTAATTTATAAAGCAGGTGGAATGAATGCTATTGCAAAGGCCGTAACAAAGAAGGTTAAAAGTAGTAAAGCCGCTTCTTTAATGGCAGCAATCTTTGGAACCGTGATTTTCTTCGATGATTATACAAACACCATTATAGTTGGTAACACAATGAGGCCAATAACAGATAGAGCGAGAGTATCAAGAGAGTTTTTGGCTTATGCTGACGATTCCACAGCTGCCCCTGTAGCAGTTTTAGCCGTTGTTTCAACTTGGATAGGATATGAACTTGGACTCTTGAAAGATGCAATAGCAAGTGTAGGAGAAAGCATAAGTGCCTATTCAGCATGGTTTGCAAGCTGGCCTTATAGATTCTACCCAATATTAGCAATAATCCTAGTTTATCTCGTAGCGATTACTCATAGACATTATGGCCCCATGCTTAAAGCTGAATACAGAGCAAGAAGGGAAGGGAAGGTAATCAGAGATGGGGCTCAACCTATGATGACCACTGAAGTTGATGTTGGAATGCCTATAGAAGGCAAAGAGAATGTGTGGGTATTCATACTCCCCGTGCTAGCATTAGTGACAATGACATTCCTTGGATTATGGGTCACTGGCGGAGGAAGTGCGGCTTATGCTGAAGGGGGCTTCCAAGCTGTTCTTTCAAATGCGGACTCAACTTGGGCCCTTGTATGGGGTTCATTTGCAATGGTTGTTGTCGCAATGGCCCTTGTTATTGGAATGAAAATCATGGACCTCAAAGAAGTTGAAGAAACTGTAGTTGCGGGTATGAAACAGATGCACTTTGCCATGATGATCCTCATCCTCGCCTGGAGTATTAAAAGTGCAAGTGATGCCGTAGGAACTGCAGATTATGTTGTAAGAGTAGCCTCAAATATTCTCTCACCCGGATTAGTCCCATTGGTAATTTTCATTGTCGCAGCCTTCATCTCATTTACCACCGGAACCTCATGGGGAACCTTCGCTATAATGATGCCAATAGCGGTACCTCTAGCTTATCAGCTAAGTGGGAGCTTTGGCCCTGTAGTTTACGCAAGCATAGCATCAGTTTTTGCTGGTGGTGTCTTTGGAGACCACTGCTCACCAATAAGTGATACCACAATCATGAGCTCAATGTTCTCCGGCTGTGATCATATTGATCACGTCAGCACGCAAATTCCATACTCACTTACTGCAGCAGTTGTTGGAGCCTTGATGCTACTATTGTTTGCCATAGGACTAACAAACGGCTGGCTATTACTGGCTATTGCAATACCTCTGCTAATAGGACTCCACTATCTCCTAAGTGAATGGTATGGCAAGAAAGTCGGCATTCCTCATGGAAAAGTACCATTGTATGTGGTAGAAGAAGAACTCGAAGGAAAAGGCGGTGCCATTCCCAAGGGAGCCGTTATAGGGGAAGAATGATCCTATCCCTATCTTTAAATTTTTTACTATTTAAAAATATTTAGAGAAAAGGTTTGTACAACATCATTCACTCGCTAAAATCTCATCTATTGCTTTTTTAAGCTCTTTATACGCCTCCTCAAGTGACTCTGGAATAACTTTTGTGTTGGTTAATACCGGCATGAAATTTGTGTCCCCATTCCATCTTGGGACAACATGAAGGTGAACATGATCATCAATTCCGGCCCCAGCAACTCTCCCAAGATTCACTCCCATATTAAAACCATCAGGATTCATGGCTTTTTTCAATGCCTTTATTATAAGCTGGGATAGTTTCATAATTTCTAAAAGTTCCTCATCGGTAAGATCTTCCCACTTTCCAACATGTCTATAGGGAGCTATCATGACATGACCTGGGTTGTATGGATAATTGTTCATAATTATGAATGCATTCTTCCCCTTGTAAAGAATCAATCTCTCTTCATCTTTGTTTTCCTTTGGGAAATCACAAAATATACAGCCATTGTGTTTAGGGGATCTTATGTATTCAATGCGCCATGGTGCCCATAGGAGTTTCATGTCCTCACCTCAATTGGGGAAAAGCTTGAGGATTAAAAAGGTTTCTCATAAACTTTTTATTTCATTTCAGATATTCACTGTAGGTGATAGAAGATGAAAAGAAAGGGAATTCTTATCATTCTCGACGGCCTTGGAGATAGACCAGTAAGAGAACTCGAGGGAAAGACTCCCCTTGAGTACGCAAAGACTCCAAATATGGACAAACTTGCAAAAATTGGAATCCTTGGTCAACAAGACCCAATAGCTCCTGGGCAACCCGCTGGGAGTGACACTGCACATCTTGCAATATTTGGTTATGACCCTTATCAAACATACAGGGGCAGAGGGTTTTTTGAGGCCTTAGGGGTAGGTCTAAACCTGAATGAAGATGATCTAGCATTTAGAGTCAACTTTGCAACAATTGAAAACGGAACAATAATAGATAGAAGAGCCGGAAGAATTAGCACTGAAGAAGCTCATGAACTAGCAAGGGCCATCCAAGAAAACGTAAAAATCAGCGTAGATTTTATATTTGTCGGTGCAACTGGCCACAGGGCTGTTCTCGTGCTTAAAGGTATGGCTAAAGGTTACAAAGTGGGAGAAAACGACCCCCACGTAGAAGGAAAACCCCCCCATAAGTTTGAGTATGAAGACGAGGAGAGTAAGAAAGTTGCTAAAATCTTAGAAGAATTTGTAGAGAAAGCTCACAGAGTTCTCGAAGAACACCCAATAAACAAGAAAAGAAAAGAAGAAGGCAAACCCGTTGCTAATTACCTCCTAATAAGGGGAGCAGGAACTTATCCAAATATACCAATGAAATTTACAAAGCAATGGAAAGTTAAAGCAGCTGCTGTAGTTGCCACAGCGTTAGTTAAGGGTGTTGCAAGAGCCATAGGATTTGATGTTTATACTCCCGACGGTGCAACTGGTGAATATAATACTAATGCAATCGCCAAAGCCAAAAAGGTAGTGGAGCTTCTCAACGATTATGACTTTGTATTCCTTCACTTCAAGCCAACAGATGCTGCGGGCCACGACAACAATCCAAAGAGAAAAATAGAAATGATAGAGATGGCCGATAAAATGATAGGATATATTATTGAAAATATCAACTTAGAAGAGACTATAATAGCTATTACGGGGGATCATTCAACCCCATGTGAAGTCAAAAACCACAGTGCTGATCCAGTACCTCTTTTAATAGCAGGTGGTGGTGTTAGAACTGATTACACAGAGAGCTTTGGAGAACGGGAATGCATGCATGGAGGAATAGGGAGAATCAGAGGAAAATACATAGTATCAATGATGATGGATTTAATGGGAAGAACTGAAAAGTTTGGTGCTTAATTCTTTTTTCATTTCTTATGTAAAGGTTCACTGAGTTCTATTGTTTCAAACGAATCTCTTGCCAGATCAACGATAAGCAGTTTATTTGTTAAAAGATTTCCACAATGAGTTATGATCTTCACAACTTCAGCAGCCTCTATAGTACCCACGATTCCTGCAAGTGATCCAAAAATAGGCATTTTTTCATTATCCGTATCCTTAATACCCAAAAAAATATCTTCTAAACTCTGAGTTTCCTCAGGAACAATTGTGGTAACTTCACCATAAAGTCCGTTAACTCCCCCATGCACTAACGGGACTTTTGCTTTTTGACAGTATCTATCTATGATATACCGAGTCTCAAAGTTATCAACACAGTCGACCACTACGTCAACTTCTTTTAACACTTCAGTCACATTCTCTTCTGACAATTTTTCATCAGATATTTCCACTTTTATATGAGAGTTAAAATGTTCAAGTTTCCATTTAGCTAAATTAACTTTGGAGTCCTTTCCAACCTCTTCTTCCCAATAGAGAATTTGCCGATCTAAATTGCTCAATTCCGGCCTCTCGCAATCAATGAGCAGAAGAGTACCTACACCAGCTGCTGCTAAATAATAAGCCACAGGACATCCTAATCCTCCAAGACCTACAATGGCCACTTTTGCAGATTTGAGTTTTTCCTGCGCCTCAACCCCCAATAATTTAATCTCTCTATCCTGTCTTTCAATTTCATGTTCTGTAAGCATTAGTAAACACCTCCACGACTTATGAGCTAATTATAAAGGTATTAGTTGATGTAGAGAAAGATAATCTTGTTTTATATCAATCATTTAGGTTTGAGAACCCATAGTATATAAACTATTTCTTTTGCATTTTATCCATTCTATTTTTCTTCTGGAGACCGGTTCTTTCAGGTAAGAATTGTGTCAGAGGCATATTCTCCGACTTATCTAGAAATTTCCTGATAATTTCATACTCCACAAGCATCTGATCATTTGGATCCCTAATTCCTCTACGCACATACCACGCTGGATGCCTTAGATACGTGGACTCAACACCCAGCTTTTTTAGAGCCTTATATGCGGTCCGCCCAATAGCAAAAATCCCCTTTGGTTGTACTATTTTAAGTTCTTTCTCTAAGAGAGATAATTCTTTCTTACTAAAACCTTTAAACTTATTTTCAGGAGGATTACATTTCACAATGTTCGTTATGTAGACAAAATCTGGATTCACCCCAAGAGAAAAAAGCACCTTTCGAAGAAGCATTCCCGAGACATCCCTATAAAAACATATCCCAGTTAAACCACATCCTTTTCTTCCTGGTGCTTCTCCAACCAGAACTATTCGTGAACCGACCCATCCATTAGCAAATGGTAACCCCTCAAACCTTTTCACCTCAACCTGGTATTGGTAGTACTCTTCATGACAAAAGTTTGTAGGATTTTCTATAAACTCGCTATAAAGCTCCACAAGGCGAATAACCTTTTTCTCATCCTCGGGGGTTATAACCAAGAATCTTTGTGAGGGGTTGTATATAGTCCTGGAGTAAATTCCATAAACCCTTTCATCTAATGACAAGAAATCCCTCCAATTCCTCAAAACAAGCGGCATTATCTTAAAATTTTTGGGATTTATGTAAACGTCTCCCACTTTCTTAAGAGTGTCAAACCGTAACAACATATGGAATAAAACGTTAAGTACACTTATAACTCTGATGGTACCATGGAAATGAAGAATTCCATATAAAAGAGGAGAGTGGGCTTCAGAAAATAATAGAAAAGTATGAAAAAGCGAAGAAAATTCAAAAAGGTTATCTAACTCTTGCCTCCCATCGAAGGAAAATGAAAAGGAATATCAGAAAAATCGTGATGTAGTAGCTAACCATGAAAGGGATCACTCCCACAAGGCCAAGTGTATACAATAGAACCAGAAACAGCACTACAGGGAGCAAAAATCGGTATAATCTTTTCCTCTCCATCTTCCCACCAAGATAGTACTCTTCAAATTACTTTTAAAACTCTTTGTATAAAGAAAAAGGTTGAGAAAGGGTTAACCTGCGATAGACTCACAAACTAAAGGTTGAACTTCCAAGTTAAACTCTTCTGGGTACAAAAACATGGCGATCTCTTCTAAGCCCTCTACAATCCTTGGGCTTTGTCGTGAGATTATGTCGTCATTACTTAAAGTATAAACATTCCCATTTTTCACCGCGTCTGTATTGGCAAGAGCTCCTTGGCATAACTCATTTGCTGTTATACCAGCGCTTGGAGGAAGAATTATCACCTCAGGATTTCTAGCAATGACTTCCTCAATGCTTACCTGAGCCCATCCCTGAACGTCGCCAAAGATATTATCCCCACCTGCAAGAGTTAATAACTCATTAATGAAAGTTCCATTGCCTGCTGTCATCAGAGGGTCTCCCCATACAATGTAAAACACTTTGGGTTTTCTCTTACCCTCTACTTTTTTCTGTATGTCTTCTATTTTATTTTTCATGTCAATAATCACTTCTTGGGCTTGTTCTGGCCTATTTGTAACATTTCCAAGAAGTTCAAGGGCCTTATAGATCCCTTCTATACTTTGGGGCTCTACTATCACGACAGGCGCTATTTTCTCCAATTGATCTAAATACCTGATGTGATAGGAGAGGGCAATTATTAGGTCTGGATTTAAAGAGGCAATCACTTCAATGTTAGGATCCATATCTCCAACCACTGTTCGACCTTCTTGAACATTTTCTGGATAGTTATCCCATTTTGTGATTCCAATAACTTTATCCAACGCCCCAATAAAATAGAGAGTCTCTGTAATGCTTGGGGCAAGAGACACAATACGCTCTGGTTCGCTTTCTATTGTCACCTCTCTATTGGCAAAGTCCACAACTTTTAGAGGGTACTTTTCAATGGGAGTGGTTGTTGTTTGAGTTTCTTGTGAAGTGGTTTGCTCCTGAGTGGTTTGTGTTCCCGTACTAGGAGCTTGATTCACACATCCAGCAATGAACACTCCGAACACAAGCAACAGTGCTATAAACATGGTTTTCTTCATACTTCTCACCTTGGATATTTTGTCCATCTACAATAAAAAAGAGAGAGTATATAAATTTATTGGATAATTTATCCAAATAGTTTCTCAGTAAGACCATTCTCATTTAAAAAAATCCCAGAGATTAAGCACTGAAACATCGCAAAACAAACCTATTAAACATCTAAGCTAAAAATAATGTAAGAAAAACAAACTAAAGTGTTGAAAGTACTTTGGTTGTAACATCATTCCCTTCCTTATCATAGATTCTGTAATAGCACTTGCATGGGAATTTCATGCTTGCCCTTTTCATGGCAGCAAGGGCAAATTTGAGGTGTTGTCTGTTAACTCTAACTGTAAGGATCTTTTGGTCCTTTTTCAGTCTTGCTGCAAGCCCAATTGGCTTTCCAAATGGTCTTCTCATACCATTTCCATAACGGTCGGCCTTTCTTCCAGTTGCCATTGGGTTCTCTCTGAGTATTTGGAATGGGTAAACTCTAATCTTATAGTGGAAGTTGCTTCTACCAACGTTTTTGCTAAGGAATCTATTAAGTTGGGTTCTTGCGGCTTCAAGGGCATTTTGTCTAATCTGGACTGGTTCTGCTGTATGAAGGCTAACTTCAAACTCAAAATCTCCAGCAGGATTTCCCATGTCGAATATGGTAATTCTCGGACCAGGAGCACCTCTAATGTACTCCCTTCTTGTGTAAGCAGGTTTGTCAACGTATCTGTCAATCTTAGCTGGTCTCAAAGCCATATATCTCACCTCCCAAATGAGCGTAATCTAAAGGTAAGCACTTTCCTCAACTTATAAAAGTTTTGGATTCTTGACTTGAAAGCTTTTTGGTGCTTGTTATATAAAGGTTTTTATATTCGTGAAGTATCATACAATTGGGTGGTATTATGCAATTTGAGGACGCTTATAAGGAAGTATATGAAATAGTAAAACCAAAGTACAAGCTTTTTACTGCTGGTCCAGTCGCATGTTTTCCAGAAGTTCTTGAAATAATGAAAGTCCAAATGTTCAGCCACAGGGCCAAAGAATATAAGCAAATGCACGTAGATACCGTTGAAAGACTTAAAAAATTCCTTGAAGTTGAAAAAGGTGAAGTTCTCTTATTCCCAAGCTCCGGAACTGGAGTTATGGAAGCAAGCATAAGAAACGGTAT contains the following coding sequences:
- a CDS encoding Na+/H+ antiporter NhaC family protein translates to MADYGILSLLPPLVAIGLAILTKRVLFALFFGVWVGGLLVAGGDPIEATTQTLKWIVFNIASAWEENGQLVTDLWNTRILLFDALIGAGVALIYKAGGMNAIAKAVTKKVKSSKAASLMAAIFGTVIFFDDYTNTIIVGNTMRPITDRARVSREFLAYADDSTAAPVAVLAVVSTWIGYELGLLKDAIASVGESISAYSAWFASWPYRFYPILAIILVYLVAITHRHYGPMLKAEYRARREGKVIRDGAQPMMTTEVDVGMPIEGKENVWVFILPVLALVTMTFLGLWVTGGGSAAYAEGGFQAVLSNADSTWALVWGSFAMVVVAMALVIGMKIMDLKEVEETVVAGMKQMHFAMMILILAWSIKSASDAVGTADYVVRVASNILSPGLVPLVIFIVAAFISFTTGTSWGTFAIMMPIAVPLAYQLSGSFGPVVYASIASVFAGGVFGDHCSPISDTTIMSSMFSGCDHIDHVSTQIPYSLTAAVVGALMLLLFAIGLTNGWLLLAIAIPLLIGLHYLLSEWYGKKVGIPHGKVPLYVVEEELEGKGGAIPKGAVIGEE
- the thyX gene encoding FAD-dependent thymidylate synthase, with protein sequence MKDIKVKLINYTPRPLETITWAALISYWDKWESEAFERITKDDVEKHLPRVLSYGHESILEHATFTFAIEGCSRTCSHQLVRHRLASYTQQSMRYIKINPEDVEETFVIPESVKKDPELYEKWKKLMEETIKLYEESYAKGIHQEDARFILPQAVRTKIVVTMNLRELKHFLGFRACARAQWEINHIAWKMLEEIAKIKELRPIIEWAKLGPRCIALGYCPEKELMPPGCLKMTKDKWKKLMEV
- a CDS encoding 2,3-bisphosphoglycerate-independent phosphoglycerate mutase, encoding MKRKGILIILDGLGDRPVRELEGKTPLEYAKTPNMDKLAKIGILGQQDPIAPGQPAGSDTAHLAIFGYDPYQTYRGRGFFEALGVGLNLNEDDLAFRVNFATIENGTIIDRRAGRISTEEAHELARAIQENVKISVDFIFVGATGHRAVLVLKGMAKGYKVGENDPHVEGKPPHKFEYEDEESKKVAKILEEFVEKAHRVLEEHPINKKRKEEGKPVANYLLIRGAGTYPNIPMKFTKQWKVKAAAVVATALVKGVARAIGFDVYTPDGATGEYNTNAIAKAKKVVELLNDYDFVFLHFKPTDAAGHDNNPKRKIEMIEMADKMIGYIIENINLEETIIAITGDHSTPCEVKNHSADPVPLLIAGGGVRTDYTESFGERECMHGGIGRIRGKYIVSMMMDLMGRTEKFGA
- a CDS encoding 50S ribosomal protein L16, translating into MALRPAKIDRYVDKPAYTRREYIRGAPGPRITIFDMGNPAGDFEFEVSLHTAEPVQIRQNALEAARTQLNRFLSKNVGRSNFHYKIRVYPFQILRENPMATGRKADRYGNGMRRPFGKPIGLAARLKKDQKILTVRVNRQHLKFALAAMKRASMKFPCKCYYRIYDKEGNDVTTKVLSTL
- a CDS encoding ABC transporter substrate-binding protein, which produces MKKTMFIALLLVFGVFIAGCVNQAPSTGTQTTQEQTTSQETQTTTTPIEKYPLKVVDFANREVTIESEPERIVSLAPSITETLYFIGALDKVIGITKWDNYPENVQEGRTVVGDMDPNIEVIASLNPDLIIALSYHIRYLDQLEKIAPVVIVEPQSIEGIYKALELLGNVTNRPEQAQEVIIDMKNKIEDIQKKVEGKRKPKVFYIVWGDPLMTAGNGTFINELLTLAGGDNIFGDVQGWAQVSIEEVIARNPEVIILPPSAGITANELCQGALANTDAVKNGNVYTLSNDDIISRQSPRIVEGLEEIAMFLYPEEFNLEVQPLVCESIAG
- a CDS encoding ThiF family adenylyltransferase, which encodes MLTEHEIERQDREIKLLGVEAQEKLKSAKVAIVGLGGLGCPVAYYLAAAGVGTLLLIDCERPELSNLDRQILYWEEEVGKDSKVNLAKWKLEHFNSHIKVEISDEKLSEENVTEVLKEVDVVVDCVDNFETRYIIDRYCQKAKVPLVHGGVNGLYGEVTTIVPEETQSLEDIFLGIKDTDNEKMPIFGSLAGIVGTIEAAEVVKIITHCGNLLTNKLLIVDLARDSFETIELSEPLHKK
- a CDS encoding uracil-DNA glycosylase family protein, which codes for MLLRFDTLKKVGDVYINPKNFKIMPLVLRNWRDFLSLDERVYGIYSRTIYNPSQRFLVITPEDEKKVIRLVELYSEFIENPTNFCHEEYYQYQVEVKRFEGLPFANGWVGSRIVLVGEAPGRKGCGLTGICFYRDVSGMLLRKVLFSLGVNPDFVYITNIVKCNPPENKFKGFSKKELSLLEKELKIVQPKGIFAIGRTAYKALKKLGVESTYLRHPAWYVRRGIRDPNDQMLVEYEIIRKFLDKSENMPLTQFLPERTGLQKKNRMDKMQKK
- a CDS encoding HIT domain-containing protein, producing the protein MKLLWAPWRIEYIRSPKHNGCIFCDFPKENKDEERLILYKGKNAFIIMNNYPYNPGHVMIAPYRHVGKWEDLTDEELLEIMKLSQLIIKALKKAMNPDGFNMGVNLGRVAGAGIDDHVHLHVVPRWNGDTNFMPVLTNTKVIPESLEEAYKELKKAIDEILASE